In Shinella sp. XGS7, a single genomic region encodes these proteins:
- a CDS encoding TonB-dependent receptor, producing the protein MKFLISPVRPRPAFAPHLLSLAIAALALPAGAQSTQSSAAPEKLQPVLLTGNPLREKEPVQPSLQLSGDALTLRRGATLGESLDGLPGVAATYFGPNANRPVLRGLDGDRVRMLSNSGASIDASSLSYDHAVPVDPLVVDRIEVLRGAASLLYGGNAIGGVVNTLDKRIPREPAQGLSGAAELRLGGAAAERNGAVTLDGGSNAWAWHADVSGRKADDLRVPDGRVRNSASDSHGGALGSSLLFSQGFAGVSLEDYRNDYGVTVEPDVKIRMQRQRLATAGEWRDAGGLFPRIEWQASRSRYEHQEVEGTGEVGTTFKSRGSDLRLQAEHAALGPVRGVVGLQWERSDFSALGEEALVPGTRSRSAALFVLEQYRSGPLSLAAGLRQESVRVESDGDAPGAEEARFGEAGRRSFKPRSLSLSAGYALSPSLSLQANLSDTQRAPMFYELYANGVHVATGAYERGDASLGLERARGLDLGLRWQEGGSLLRANVYQTRFRNYIALDATGASFSNEQGETLPEYRYTGVPARLNGLELEARQTLPRMDWSGAWRLTLGGSLDAVRGSNRATGEPLPRLAPRRATLSLAADDGGLWSASLELRLAARQNRVPALDTPTAGYGLLRLNLARQLRLGGYDALWYLKLDNLGNKTAYSATSMATLRDLSPWRGARP; encoded by the coding sequence ATGAAGTTCCTGATCTCCCCCGTCCGTCCCCGCCCGGCCTTCGCGCCGCATCTGCTGAGTCTGGCCATCGCCGCCCTGGCCCTGCCCGCCGGGGCTCAGAGCACCCAGAGCTCCGCTGCCCCCGAGAAGCTGCAGCCCGTGCTGCTCACCGGCAACCCGCTGCGCGAGAAGGAGCCGGTGCAGCCCAGCCTGCAGCTCTCTGGCGATGCCCTGACCCTGCGCCGCGGCGCCACCCTGGGCGAGAGCCTGGACGGCCTGCCCGGCGTGGCCGCCACCTATTTCGGCCCGAACGCCAACCGCCCGGTGCTGCGCGGCCTGGATGGCGACCGGGTGCGCATGCTCAGCAACTCCGGCGCCTCCATCGACGCCTCCAGCCTCAGCTATGACCATGCGGTGCCGGTGGACCCGCTGGTGGTGGACCGCATCGAAGTGCTGCGCGGCGCGGCTTCGCTGCTGTACGGCGGCAATGCCATCGGCGGCGTGGTCAACACCCTGGACAAGCGCATCCCGCGCGAGCCGGCTCAGGGCCTGTCGGGCGCGGCCGAGCTGCGCCTGGGCGGCGCCGCGGCCGAGCGCAATGGCGCCGTCACCCTGGACGGCGGCAGCAACGCCTGGGCCTGGCATGCCGATGTCTCCGGCCGCAAGGCCGATGATCTGCGCGTGCCGGACGGCCGGGTGCGCAACTCCGCCAGCGACAGCCATGGCGGCGCCCTGGGCAGCTCCCTGCTGTTCTCCCAGGGCTTTGCCGGCGTTTCGCTGGAGGACTACCGCAATGACTACGGCGTGACCGTGGAGCCGGATGTGAAGATCCGCATGCAGCGCCAGCGCCTGGCCACAGCCGGCGAATGGCGCGATGCCGGCGGCCTGTTCCCGCGCATCGAGTGGCAGGCCAGCCGCTCGCGCTATGAGCACCAGGAGGTGGAGGGCACGGGCGAGGTCGGCACGACCTTCAAGAGCCGCGGCAGCGATCTGCGCCTGCAGGCCGAGCATGCGGCCCTGGGGCCGGTGCGTGGCGTGGTGGGCCTGCAGTGGGAGCGCTCGGACTTCTCGGCCCTGGGCGAGGAAGCCCTGGTGCCCGGCACGCGCAGCCGCTCGGCCGCGCTCTTCGTGCTGGAGCAGTACCGCAGCGGTCCGCTGTCCCTGGCGGCCGGTCTGCGCCAGGAATCGGTACGGGTGGAGTCGGACGGCGATGCCCCGGGCGCCGAGGAGGCGCGCTTTGGCGAGGCCGGGCGGCGCAGCTTCAAGCCGCGCAGCCTCTCGCTCTCGGCCGGCTATGCCCTCAGCCCCAGCCTGAGCCTCCAGGCCAATCTCAGCGACACCCAGCGCGCGCCCATGTTCTACGAGCTCTATGCCAATGGCGTGCACGTGGCCACCGGCGCCTATGAGCGCGGCGATGCCAGCCTGGGCCTGGAACGCGCCCGCGGCCTGGACCTGGGCCTGCGCTGGCAGGAGGGCGGCAGCCTGCTGCGCGCCAATGTCTACCAGACGCGCTTTCGCAACTACATCGCCCTGGATGCCACCGGCGCCAGCTTCAGCAACGAGCAGGGCGAGACCCTGCCCGAGTACCGCTACACCGGCGTGCCGGCCCGCCTGAACGGCCTGGAGCTGGAAGCCCGCCAGACCCTGCCGCGCATGGACTGGAGCGGTGCCTGGCGTCTGACCCTGGGCGGCAGCCTCGATGCGGTGCGCGGCAGCAACCGCGCCACGGGCGAGCCCCTGCCGCGCCTGGCGCCGCGCCGCGCCACGCTCTCGCTGGCGGCGGACGATGGCGGCCTCTGGTCTGCCAGCCTGGAGCTGCGCCTGGCCGCGCGCCAGAACCGGGTGCCGGCCCTGGACACGCCCACGGCCGGCTACGGCCTGCTGCGCCTGAACCTGGCCCGCCAGCTGCGCCTGGGCGGCTATGACGCGCTCTGGTATCTGAAGCTCGACAACCTGGGCAACAAG
- a CDS encoding DUF3299 domain-containing protein: protein MKTSFSGWLALALLVGAALPVAAQAPAMGQGPGYHDPRSPFKPLEEREGVLSWPLLSSVTVKAEKKRLVPSFPAAVQALDKKTVKIQGFMMPLEPGDKQRHFLLSSVPTSCSFCVPAGPEGLIEVRSKTPVRYTLEPVTVEGQMAVLSNDPYGLFYRVTEAQPVAAN from the coding sequence ATGAAGACCTCTTTCTCCGGCTGGCTGGCTCTGGCGCTGCTCGTCGGTGCGGCGCTGCCAGTGGCGGCCCAGGCCCCGGCCATGGGCCAGGGCCCCGGCTATCACGACCCGCGCAGCCCCTTCAAGCCGCTGGAGGAGCGCGAGGGCGTGCTGTCCTGGCCGCTGCTGTCCTCGGTGACGGTGAAGGCCGAGAAGAAGCGCCTGGTTCCCAGCTTTCCGGCGGCCGTGCAGGCCCTGGACAAGAAGACGGTCAAGATCCAGGGCTTCATGATGCCGCTGGAGCCGGGTGACAAGCAGCGCCATTTCCTGCTCTCCTCGGTGCCCACCAGCTGCTCCTTCTGCGTGCCGGCCGGGCCCGAGGGCCTGATCGAGGTGCGCAGCAAGACCCCCGTGCGCTACACCCTGGAGCCGGTGACGGTGGAAGGCCAGATGGCCGTGCTCAGCAACGACCCCTATGGCCTCTTCTACCGCGTGACCGAGGCCCAGCCCGTCGCCGCCAACTGA
- a CDS encoding ABC transporter permease produces the protein MRGGMLALAWRYLWARPLVAGLNLLLLSLGLAAVSFVLLVSEQIEAGVRRDLAGVDLVVGAKGSPMQIMLAGLFHLDVPTGNIPLSALDELRAQPLVASAVPLSLGDSLKGFRIVGTTADYPALYQGRLAEGRWWTQPLEAVLGAEVARATGLRLGDSFAGSHGLGEGGHEHGDHRYRVVGVLAPGGTVLDRLVLTDLASVWKVHEDMHAVDESDRRALEAEREITLALLRYRSPLAAVSLPRWVNAQDGLQAAAPALETARLLRMVGAGTEVLRGFGAVLLLAAGLSVFVALLHAVRERQGDLAMLRMLGAPPGRVGLLIAAEAVWLAGLACVLGLALGHGLTALLGWVLAQQQSLRVVGSWFSVWEWLVPALALLLALLSSAWPAWRAYRLDVTELLQAPH, from the coding sequence ATGAGGGGCGGCATGCTGGCCCTGGCCTGGCGCTATCTCTGGGCCCGCCCCCTGGTGGCCGGGCTCAACCTCCTGCTGCTGAGCCTGGGCCTGGCGGCGGTGAGTTTCGTGCTCCTGGTCAGCGAGCAGATCGAGGCCGGCGTGCGCCGCGATCTGGCCGGCGTGGACCTGGTGGTGGGCGCCAAGGGCAGCCCCATGCAGATCATGCTGGCGGGCCTCTTCCACCTGGACGTGCCCACCGGCAATATCCCGCTCAGCGCCCTGGACGAGCTGCGGGCCCAGCCCCTGGTGGCCAGCGCCGTGCCCCTGTCCCTGGGCGACAGCCTCAAGGGTTTTCGCATCGTGGGCACCACGGCGGACTACCCCGCGCTCTATCAGGGGCGTCTGGCCGAGGGGCGGTGGTGGACCCAGCCGCTGGAGGCCGTGCTGGGCGCCGAGGTGGCGCGGGCCACGGGCCTGCGCCTGGGCGACAGCTTTGCCGGTAGCCATGGCCTGGGCGAGGGCGGCCACGAGCATGGTGATCATCGCTACCGGGTGGTGGGCGTGCTGGCGCCGGGCGGCACGGTGCTGGACCGTCTGGTGCTCACCGATCTGGCCTCGGTCTGGAAGGTGCATGAGGACATGCATGCGGTGGACGAGTCCGACCGCCGCGCCCTGGAGGCCGAGCGCGAGATCACCCTCGCCCTGCTGCGCTACCGCAGCCCGCTGGCGGCGGTGAGCCTGCCGCGCTGGGTGAACGCCCAGGACGGGCTGCAAGCCGCCGCCCCGGCACTGGAGACGGCCCGCCTGCTGCGCATGGTGGGCGCGGGCACCGAGGTGCTGCGCGGCTTTGGCGCCGTGCTGCTGCTGGCGGCCGGGCTCTCGGTCTTCGTGGCCCTGCTGCATGCGGTGCGCGAGCGCCAGGGGGATCTGGCCATGTTGCGCATGCTGGGCGCGCCGCCGGGCCGGGTGGGCCTCTTGATCGCGGCCGAGGCGGTCTGGCTGGCCGGCCTGGCCTGCGTTCTCGGCCTGGCCCTGGGCCATGGCTTGACAGCTTTGCTAGGCTGGGTGCTGGCCCAGCAGCAGTCGCTGCGGGTGGTGGGCAGCTGGTTCTCCGTCTGGGAGTGGCTGGTGCCGGCCCTGGCCCTGCTGCTGGCCCTGCTCAGCAGCGCCTGGCCTGCCTGGCGTGCCTACCGCCTGGACGTGACGGAGCTGCTGCAGGCGCCGCACTGA
- a CDS encoding ABC transporter ATP-binding protein, with amino-acid sequence MIELQGLRYRYAQGPEIAFPDLALGTAPGLLLRGASGSGKSTLLALMAGLLSASAGVVRMAGTELGALSARQRDAWRGAQLGFVPQRLHLSAALSVRDNLGLPYLAAGQAVEEARVDELLARLDLQALAGRRPHQLSQGQAQRVALARALLRRPRLLLADEPTANLDDENAAASLDLLQQAAAEQGAVLVLATHDGRVAERLGARLPSLQLPKLSGGRP; translated from the coding sequence ATGATCGAGCTGCAGGGGCTGCGCTACCGCTATGCGCAAGGCCCGGAAATCGCCTTTCCCGACCTCGCGCTGGGCACGGCCCCGGGCCTGTTGCTGCGTGGCGCCTCGGGCAGCGGCAAGTCCACGCTCCTGGCCCTGATGGCCGGCCTGCTGAGCGCCAGCGCAGGCGTGGTGCGCATGGCCGGCACCGAGCTCGGGGCGCTGAGCGCCCGCCAGCGCGATGCCTGGCGCGGTGCGCAGCTGGGCTTTGTGCCGCAGCGCCTGCATCTGAGCGCGGCCCTGAGCGTGCGCGACAACCTGGGCCTGCCCTATCTGGCGGCCGGCCAGGCTGTGGAGGAGGCGCGGGTGGACGAGCTGCTGGCGCGCCTGGACCTGCAGGCCCTGGCCGGGCGGCGGCCGCATCAGCTCAGCCAGGGCCAGGCCCAGCGGGTGGCCCTGGCGCGGGCCCTGCTGCGCCGCCCGCGCCTGCTGCTGGCCGATGAGCCCACGGCCAATCTGGACGACGAGAACGCTGCCGCCAGCCTGGACCTGCTGCAGCAGGCCGCGGCGGAGCAGGGCGCGGTGCTGGTGCTGGCCACGCATGACGGCCGGGTGGCCGAGCGCCTGGGCGCCCGGCTGCCCAGCCTGCAACTGCCCAAGCTCAGCGGAGGTCGGCCATGA
- the msrA gene encoding peptide-methionine (S)-S-oxide reductase MsrA has product MNPHSSDALRGDVITLGGGCFWCTEAVFERVRGVLAVESGYCNGQSPAPNYEQVCTGQTGHAEVVRVRFDPEQVSLRELLAVFFAVHDPTTLNRQGADVGTQYRSGIYVHSPAQEAVALEVLAEAQTAHGGRVVTELLPERNYHRAEDYHQHYYARNPEQGYCVFVVAAKVDKFLATFRRLAREPEPG; this is encoded by the coding sequence ATGAATCCACATTCTTCCGACGCCCTGCGGGGTGATGTCATCACCCTGGGCGGGGGCTGTTTCTGGTGCACCGAGGCGGTGTTCGAACGCGTGCGCGGCGTGCTGGCCGTCGAGTCCGGCTATTGCAATGGCCAGAGCCCGGCACCGAACTATGAGCAGGTCTGCACCGGCCAGACCGGCCATGCCGAGGTGGTGCGCGTGCGCTTCGACCCCGAGCAGGTCAGCCTGCGCGAGCTGCTCGCGGTGTTTTTCGCGGTGCACGATCCCACCACGCTGAACCGCCAGGGCGCGGACGTGGGCACGCAGTACCGCTCCGGCATCTACGTCCACAGCCCGGCCCAGGAGGCCGTGGCCCTCGAGGTGCTGGCCGAGGCCCAGACGGCGCATGGCGGGCGCGTCGTGACCGAGCTGCTGCCCGAGCGCAATTACCACCGCGCCGAGGACTATCACCAGCACTACTACGCCCGCAACCCGGAGCAGGGCTATTGTGTCTTCGTGGTGGCGGCCAAGGTGGACAAGTTCCTGGCCACCTTCCGCCGCCTGGCCCGCGAGCCCGAGCCGGGCTGA
- a CDS encoding DUF748 domain-containing protein — MPLASLISGRPWLRRLLAGLGTLLLLVLLAMWLLPRWVAGSGMQLASQALGRPVSVETVRLQPWRLALVLQGLRIGGATPAEPALLEVGEIDAALSLRSLWHRSLVLESLSVQRPLLRLSRLAEGRYDIDDLIQHLSQPRAAAKPESAETPDFALYNLRLSEGQVWLDDRPYQRQHKLEALQLDLPFLSALDSHVATHVQPRLAGRLNGKTFDLGGDALPFAERREAALELKLQDLDLQPYLAYWPTALPLKPLQGRLQADLRLSFAQAPGKPSELSLGGRLSLLDAVLDRGAQADWLAWRELSLELKSLQPLKRELQIDSLRWVGPRLQLQRDAAGRLGLPAFDAPAPGAGAASSKNAPAWRLSLARLSLEDAGLDWQDQRVGAALRLQPLGLEIKQLSWPLQGQAALQLQASLQDGGKAAGPSASLNVQGQLSAEALTLEAGWQDLALAWLSPYLQAELPLALQGRLAGKASLKLAEPLAAQAENRLQAGLQALRLDQLQLQQMGPGGRREPLASLASLSLDEASLALDKRQLQLGQLNLREPRLQLRRAADGRLLLPLPVAPKASEPAAAAAGSPDWSLRLAGLTVEQGGLSLSDASVQALNRREGEADDAPYQLVAEQLRLKLQNLAYPAGAKDRAALQLSLQLGRPAAASRRFASSARGSNPLGSLQFQGQLGLAPLALSGSLRAERLPLQAADPYLDRRLGLHLRRAEAGFRGELNLSQAAQGLQAQARGDLLLADLRLMQTRERDGRREVGEELLSWQALSLAGLRAELAPEKAPRLEVQKASLNDFFARLIVDEQGRFNLRDLGPREAQAQAQAQAASAPATAASGPALQFRLGELQLANGNVDFNDRFIRPSYSAKLSELQGTLGSVDSAQAQLAPLALKGKVAGTGLLDISGQLRPGSPPQMDIRAAATDIELAPFSPYAGKYAGYAIERGKLSTQVHYRIDADGRLQADNQVVLNQLSFGEKIDSPDATKLPVLLAVALLKDSQGVIDVNLPVSGSLNDPQFSVGGLILKVIINLLGKALTAPFSLLTGGGGADMSQVAFAPASAQPAADLQTQLDKVAKALSERPALNLTLTGWADPQAERAALQAAQVEALIQAERRRELRRQQLSSGRGAQAATGEGAEAPLPPLSETERLRLLRQVYQASNLPSRPRNLLGLLKDVPPEQMQSLLAAAQVADAEAMRQLALQRAVGLRDALLARGVPNARLFLASPRLHETESGAEAKPWVPRVDMALGLR, encoded by the coding sequence ATGCCTCTGGCCTCACTCATTTCCGGCCGCCCCTGGCTGCGCCGCCTTCTGGCGGGCCTGGGCACCCTCCTGCTGCTTGTGCTGCTGGCCATGTGGTTGCTGCCGCGCTGGGTGGCGGGCAGCGGCATGCAGCTGGCCAGCCAGGCCCTGGGTCGTCCGGTCAGCGTGGAGACGGTGCGTCTGCAGCCCTGGCGCCTCGCGCTGGTGCTGCAAGGCCTGCGCATCGGGGGTGCCACCCCCGCGGAGCCCGCGCTGCTGGAGGTGGGCGAGATCGATGCCGCCCTGTCCCTGCGCTCACTCTGGCACCGCAGCCTGGTGCTGGAGTCCTTGAGCGTGCAGCGGCCGCTGCTGCGCCTGAGCCGGCTTGCCGAGGGGCGCTATGACATCGACGATCTCATCCAGCACCTGAGCCAGCCGCGTGCCGCCGCCAAGCCCGAGAGCGCCGAAACGCCGGATTTCGCGCTCTACAACCTGCGCCTGTCCGAGGGGCAGGTCTGGCTGGATGACCGGCCCTATCAGCGTCAGCACAAGCTGGAGGCGCTGCAGCTGGATCTGCCCTTTCTCTCGGCCCTGGACAGCCACGTGGCGACACATGTGCAGCCGCGCCTGGCCGGTCGGCTCAATGGCAAGACTTTCGATCTAGGCGGTGATGCGCTGCCCTTTGCCGAGCGGCGGGAAGCCGCGCTGGAGCTCAAGCTGCAGGACTTGGACTTGCAGCCCTACCTGGCCTATTGGCCGACGGCACTGCCCCTCAAACCCCTGCAAGGCCGGCTCCAGGCCGATCTGCGCCTGAGTTTCGCCCAGGCGCCCGGCAAGCCCTCGGAGCTGAGTCTGGGGGGGCGGCTGAGCCTGCTGGATGCGGTGCTGGACCGCGGGGCGCAGGCCGACTGGCTGGCCTGGCGTGAGCTGAGCCTGGAACTCAAGAGCCTGCAGCCGCTCAAGCGGGAGTTGCAGATCGACAGCCTGCGCTGGGTGGGGCCGCGCCTGCAGCTGCAGCGCGATGCGGCCGGCCGCCTGGGGCTGCCCGCTTTCGACGCGCCGGCGCCGGGCGCCGGCGCCGCCAGTTCCAAGAATGCGCCAGCCTGGCGTCTGAGTCTGGCACGCCTGAGTCTGGAGGATGCGGGGCTGGACTGGCAGGACCAGCGCGTTGGCGCCGCCCTGCGCCTGCAGCCCCTGGGCCTGGAGATCAAGCAGCTCAGCTGGCCGCTGCAAGGCCAGGCGGCGCTGCAGCTGCAGGCCAGCCTGCAGGACGGCGGCAAGGCTGCGGGCCCCAGCGCCAGCCTGAACGTGCAGGGCCAGCTCAGCGCCGAGGCCCTGACGCTTGAAGCCGGCTGGCAAGACCTGGCCCTGGCCTGGTTGTCCCCCTATCTGCAGGCCGAGCTGCCCCTGGCCCTGCAAGGGCGCCTGGCGGGCAAGGCCAGCCTCAAGCTTGCCGAGCCCCTGGCGGCGCAGGCCGAAAACCGGCTGCAGGCCGGTTTGCAGGCCCTGCGCCTGGATCAGCTGCAGCTGCAGCAGATGGGCCCGGGCGGGCGGCGCGAGCCCCTGGCCAGTCTGGCCAGCCTGAGCCTGGACGAGGCCTCCCTGGCCCTGGACAAGCGCCAGCTGCAGCTGGGCCAGCTGAACCTGCGCGAGCCGCGCCTGCAGCTGCGACGTGCGGCCGATGGCCGCCTGCTGCTGCCGCTGCCGGTGGCGCCCAAGGCGAGTGAGCCGGCCGCAGCCGCTGCGGGCAGCCCGGACTGGTCGCTGCGCCTGGCCGGCCTGACGGTGGAGCAGGGCGGACTCAGTCTCAGCGATGCCTCGGTGCAGGCCCTGAATCGCCGCGAGGGCGAGGCCGACGATGCCCCCTATCAGCTGGTGGCCGAACAGCTGCGCCTCAAGCTGCAGAACCTGGCCTATCCGGCCGGCGCCAAGGACCGGGCCGCCCTGCAGCTCAGCCTGCAGCTGGGCCGGCCTGCCGCGGCCAGCCGCCGCTTTGCCAGCAGCGCACGCGGCAGCAATCCCCTGGGCAGCCTGCAGTTCCAGGGCCAGCTGGGTCTGGCGCCCCTGGCCCTGAGCGGCAGCCTGCGTGCCGAGCGCCTGCCCCTGCAGGCGGCCGACCCCTATCTGGACCGGCGCCTCGGCCTGCACCTGCGCCGGGCCGAAGCGGGGTTCCGGGGCGAGCTGAATCTCAGCCAGGCCGCACAAGGCCTGCAAGCGCAGGCGCGCGGTGATCTGCTGCTGGCCGATCTGCGCCTCATGCAAACCCGCGAGCGGGATGGCCGTCGCGAGGTGGGCGAGGAACTGCTGAGCTGGCAGGCCCTGAGCCTGGCCGGCCTGCGCGCCGAGCTGGCGCCCGAGAAGGCGCCGCGTCTGGAGGTGCAGAAGGCCTCGCTGAACGATTTCTTTGCCCGCCTCATCGTCGACGAGCAGGGGCGCTTCAATCTGCGCGATCTGGGGCCGCGCGAGGCCCAAGCCCAAGCCCAAGCCCAGGCCGCTTCGGCGCCGGCCACGGCCGCCTCCGGCCCGGCCCTGCAGTTCCGCCTGGGCGAGCTGCAGCTGGCCAATGGCAATGTGGACTTCAACGACCGTTTCATACGCCCCAGCTACAGCGCCAAGCTCAGCGAGCTGCAGGGCACCCTGGGCAGCGTGGACAGCGCCCAGGCCCAGCTGGCACCGCTGGCGCTCAAGGGCAAGGTGGCCGGTACCGGCCTGCTGGACATCAGCGGCCAGCTGCGCCCCGGCTCGCCGCCGCAGATGGACATCCGGGCCGCCGCCACCGATATCGAGCTGGCGCCGTTCTCGCCCTATGCCGGCAAGTACGCCGGCTACGCCATCGAGCGCGGCAAGCTCTCCACCCAGGTGCATTACCGCATCGATGCCGACGGTCGCCTGCAGGCCGACAACCAGGTGGTGCTCAATCAGCTGAGCTTCGGCGAGAAGATCGACAGCCCGGATGCCACCAAGCTGCCCGTGCTGCTGGCCGTGGCCCTGCTCAAGGACAGCCAGGGCGTGATCGATGTGAACCTGCCCGTCAGCGGCTCGCTCAATGACCCGCAGTTCAGCGTGGGCGGGCTCATCCTCAAGGTGATCATCAATCTGCTGGGCAAGGCCCTGACTGCGCCCTTCTCCCTGCTCACCGGCGGAGGCGGGGCGGACATGAGCCAGGTCGCCTTCGCGCCGGCCAGCGCCCAGCCCGCCGCCGACCTGCAGACCCAGCTCGACAAGGTGGCCAAGGCCCTGAGCGAGCGCCCGGCCCTGAACCTGACCCTCACCGGCTGGGCCGATCCCCAGGCCGAGAGGGCCGCACTGCAGGCCGCCCAGGTCGAAGCCCTGATCCAGGCCGAGCGCCGCCGCGAGCTGCGCCGCCAGCAGCTCAGCAGCGGACGCGGCGCCCAGGCCGCGACCGGGGAGGGCGCCGAGGCCCCGCTGCCGCCGCTGAGCGAGACCGAACGCCTGCGCCTGCTGCGCCAGGTCTACCAGGCCAGCAATCTGCCGAGCCGCCCGCGCAATCTGCTGGGCCTGCTCAAGGATGTGCCGCCCGAGCAGATGCAAAGCCTGCTGGCCGCCGCCCAGGTGGCGGATGCCGAGGCCATGCGCCAGCTCGCCCTGCAGCGCGCCGTGGGCCTGCGCGACGCGTTGCTGGCCCGCGGTGTGCCCAATGCGCGGCTCTTTCTGGCCTCGCCGCGCCTGCATGAGACCGAGTCCGGCGCCGAGGCCAAGCCCTGGGTGCCGCGGGTGGATATGGCCCTGGGCCTGCGCTGA
- a CDS encoding YdcF family protein, translating to MRDLLHPLLEFKPFLLTLLQPPTPLLLLTLLGAGLLRPSPWLGRLLLGSGVLGLWFAFTEIGADGLQRLLLEPHPALDAQAVERLRAQPMSTAVLVLGGGALRELPEYGGPSLKPLSLERLRYGVWLSRRGDWPLGFSGGPSGELRGSGASEASLAQQSASQEFMQPLRWAEDRSLDTRANARLSLPLLRADGVRRVLLVTHDQHMTRALRAFREVGAEQGLEIIPAPLGLRPGTAYSLADWFPSSDAIRKTRYVVYEWLGLLGGR from the coding sequence ATGCGCGACCTGCTACATCCCCTGCTCGAGTTCAAGCCTTTTCTGCTGACCCTGCTGCAGCCCCCCACGCCCCTGCTTCTGCTGACGCTGCTTGGAGCCGGCCTACTGCGGCCCAGTCCCTGGCTGGGCCGCCTGCTGCTGGGCTCGGGCGTGCTGGGGTTGTGGTTTGCCTTCACCGAGATAGGCGCCGACGGCCTGCAGCGCCTGCTGCTGGAACCGCATCCAGCCCTGGACGCCCAGGCCGTGGAGCGCCTGCGCGCGCAGCCCATGAGCACCGCGGTGCTGGTGCTGGGCGGTGGCGCCTTGCGCGAGCTGCCGGAGTACGGCGGCCCCAGCCTCAAGCCCCTCAGCCTGGAACGCCTGCGCTATGGCGTCTGGCTTTCCAGGCGCGGCGACTGGCCGCTGGGCTTCAGCGGCGGGCCTTCGGGAGAATTGCGCGGCAGCGGCGCCAGCGAGGCCTCGCTGGCCCAGCAGAGCGCCAGCCAGGAGTTCATGCAGCCGCTGCGCTGGGCCGAGGATCGCTCCCTGGACACGCGGGCCAATGCCCGGCTGAGCCTGCCCCTGCTGCGTGCCGACGGCGTGCGGCGCGTGCTGCTGGTGACGCATGATCAGCACATGACCCGGGCCTTGCGGGCCTTCCGCGAGGTCGGCGCCGAGCAGGGCCTGGAGATCATTCCGGCCCCGCTGGGCCTGCGTCCGGGCACCGCCTACAGCCTGGCCGACTGGTTCCCGTCGAGCGACGCGATACGCAAGACGCGCTATGTGGTCTACGAATGGCTGGGCCTGCTGGGCGGGCGCTGA
- a CDS encoding lytic transglycosylase domain-containing protein — protein MTARRNVLSLARSAAAAGTLFVKDIGQGLLVVSHNTLALLGLAVVAVLLMFSSQADLRHKLETEAFGWLNARQEARVEASGNTLMGLSEPEALTRATAADPKELTRQQAAVAMWLSRRYKVAPEPVSRLVQEAWTVGQRARVEPTLILAIMAIESGFNPFAQSAVGAQGLMQVMTRVHDDKYEAFGGNLAAFDPITNLRVGVQVLKECIQRAGSLEEGLRYYVGAANLPDDAGYAGRVLAEHEQMKSLIAGRGYAPAPRSEREASAGTGKPATKQEQLALLD, from the coding sequence ATGACAGCGCGTCGCAATGTCTTATCCCTCGCCCGCAGCGCCGCCGCGGCCGGAACCTTGTTTGTCAAGGACATCGGTCAAGGCCTGCTGGTGGTCAGCCACAACACCCTGGCCCTGCTGGGTCTGGCCGTGGTGGCTGTTTTGCTGATGTTCAGCAGCCAGGCGGATCTCCGCCACAAGCTCGAAACCGAAGCCTTTGGCTGGCTCAATGCCCGCCAGGAAGCCCGTGTCGAAGCCTCGGGCAACACCCTGATGGGTCTGTCAGAGCCGGAAGCCCTGACGCGCGCCACCGCGGCCGACCCGAAGGAGCTGACCCGCCAGCAGGCCGCCGTGGCCATGTGGCTGTCGCGCCGCTACAAGGTGGCGCCCGAGCCGGTCAGCCGCCTGGTGCAGGAGGCCTGGACCGTGGGCCAGCGCGCCCGCGTGGAACCCACCCTGATCCTGGCCATCATGGCCATCGAGTCGGGCTTCAACCCCTTCGCGCAGAGCGCCGTGGGCGCCCAGGGCCTGATGCAGGTCATGACCCGGGTGCACGACGACAAGTACGAGGCCTTCGGCGGCAATCTCGCAGCCTTCGACCCCATCACCAATCTGCGGGTCGGTGTGCAGGTGCTCAAGGAGTGCATCCAGCGCGCCGGCAGTCTGGAAGAAGGCCTGCGCTACTACGTGGGCGCCGCCAATCTGCCCGACGATGCCGGTTATGCCGGCCGCGTGCTGGCCGAGCACGAGCAGATGAAGTCCCTGATCGCCGGTCGGGGCTATGCCCCCGCACCGCGCAGCGAGCGGGAGGCCTCCGCCGGTACCGGCAAGCCGGCGACCAAGCAGGAGCAGCTGGCTCTGCTGGACTGA